Proteins from a genomic interval of Fusarium oxysporum Fo47 chromosome I, complete sequence:
- a CDS encoding uncharacterized protein (expressed protein) has product MRYPQYICDVRKSQVALNACLAFEKVLAAKQSNYQPVVKWLRNEADRLASGQKYELLRVS; this is encoded by the exons ATGAGATATCCCCAATACATCTGTGACGTGCGAAAATCGCAAGTTGCTCT AAATGCGTGCCTTGCCTTTGAGAAGGTATTGGCAGCGAAGCAGAGCAACTATCAGCCTGTTGTGAAGTGGCTCCGTAATGAAGCTGATAGGCTTGCCTCGGGCCAAAAATACGAGCTTCTGCGAGTTTCATGA